A stretch of DNA from Staphylococcus equorum:
TTCATTTATTCTTTGTCACGAGATATTAAGCCAGAAAGAATGAATGGAATCACACGATTGATATAGGTTTCAGCAGGGATATCGCTATAACTTTGACACCATTTTTCAGAAGCTCGATATATACTTGCACTTAGCATCGTTGCAGCTAAGTGTCGTGTATCGTCATCCTCGAAATTCACCTCTAGCAACAATTTATAAAGTACTCTTTCAACGTGTTCTTGTATAATGTTGCCGATTGTTTCAGGATAACTCCTATGACATCTTCTATTTAACGATAATTGAAACTCTGCGATTGTTTTAAAAATATTAGAAATGGTAGCCTCATCTAATTGACGTTGTTCATAATTTGCATAGTTCAAATTAATCAATAATTCTTCGGCAAGGACTTTATCTAGTAAATCGTAAATATCACTAAAGTGATAATAGAACGTAGCTCTATTAATAAGTGCTTCTTCCGTAATATCTTTTACAGTTATATTTTTAAAATCTTTTTCATCTGAAAGCTTAATAAATGCTTGCATAATTGACTTTCTGGTTTTAATAACTCGTAAGTCTGATTTTGATTTTAGCATTCGACTCCCTCATTTTCTCCCAACACTTTGTCATTAGTGTTGAATATCCAACATTAATATATCTTTGTTGGTACTTATTATCGCTATTAATACTTATTATAAAGCTATATTAGTTATATTTAAACTTTGGAGGTTATCTCAATGGAAAAAAACATGGTATGTGATATGTATTCTGGTATATGTAAACCAAGTGAGGAAAATGAAATTGAAACGATAAATTTTGATGTGAGCGCACCAAATTTAACTTTGTATTATGTAACAGATCCTATGTGTTCACACTGTTGGGCATTTGAACCAACTCTAAATAAATTACTTGTACAATATGGTCATTTATTTAATTTCCAAATGGTTATGGGGGGATTATTAGAAGAATGGGGAGACGGCCCGATAGATCCAGCGAATGGTATCTACAAGCCTGCAGATGTTACCCCACACTGGCAAGAAGTAGGGAATTATTCACGCATGCCTATTGATGGCACAATAATGGAAATAGATCCTGTTCAATCTTCATTTCCTGCATCTAGACTCTATAAAGCAATTCAGCGTGTAGATTCACCTGCGGCTGCAATTAAATTTACTAGATTAGTTAGAGAAGCTGTTTTTGTTTTTAATAA
This window harbors:
- a CDS encoding TetR/AcrR family transcriptional regulator, coding for MLKSKSDLRVIKTRKSIMQAFIKLSDEKDFKNITVKDITEEALINRATFYYHFSDIYDLLDKVLAEELLINLNYANYEQRQLDEATISNIFKTIAEFQLSLNRRCHRSYPETIGNIIQEHVERVLYKLLLEVNFEDDDTRHLAATMLSASIYRASEKWCQSYSDIPAETYINRVIPFILSGLISRDKE
- a CDS encoding DsbA family protein, whose translation is MEKNMVCDMYSGICKPSEENEIETINFDVSAPNLTLYYVTDPMCSHCWAFEPTLNKLLVQYGHLFNFQMVMGGLLEEWGDGPIDPANGIYKPADVTPHWQEVGNYSRMPIDGTIMEIDPVQSSFPASRLYKAIQRVDSPAAAIKFTRLVREAVFVFNKNISDKAVLKHIVEDLYKGDNTIDVDSILNIADSDIGQNLLKEDFNLVSQLGVRGFPTIVIVNKDNQGTKIVGARSLETYIDALEKLDTSTTIEPNPLPKFSLYLNEQSSLFSKEIEVMYDIEEKNVPNFIEKDLDKSKYTISNILGESYYEAK